One window of the Arvicanthis niloticus isolate mArvNil1 chromosome 23, mArvNil1.pat.X, whole genome shotgun sequence genome contains the following:
- the Nudt14 gene encoding uridine diphosphate glucose pyrophosphatase NUDT14 isoform X2, whose protein sequence is MERIEGVAVGLCTQSPYLRPLTLHYRQDGVQKSWDFMKTHDSVTILMFNSSQRSLVLVKQFRPAVYAGEVERHFPGSLTTVNQDQPQELQQTLPGSAGVMVELCAGIVDQPELSLEEVACKEAWEECGYHLVPTDLRRIATYMSGVGLTGSRQTMFYAEVTDAQRGGPGGGLAEEGELIEVVHLSLDDAQAFADNPDIPKTLGVIFAISWFFSQVVPHLSLQ, encoded by the exons ATGGAGCGCATCGAGGGGGTGGCCGTGGGCCTCTGCACCCAGTCGCCCTACCTGCGGCCTCTCACGCTGCACTACCGCCAG GACGGTGTCCAGAAGTCCTGGGACTTTATGAAGACACATGACAG TGTGACTATTCTCATGTTCAACTCTTCTCAGAGAAGCCTGGTGTTGGTGAAGCAGTTCCGGCCAG ctgtatatgcaggcgAGGTAGAGCGTCACTTCCCAGGGTCTCTGACAACTGTGAACCAGGACCAGCCCCAAGAACTTCAGCAAACACTGCCTGGCTCAGCGGGAGTGATGGTGGAACTCTGTGCCGGTATTGTGGACCAGCCTGAGCTCTCACTGGAGGAAGTGGCCTGCAAGGAGGCTTGGGAAGAATGTGGCTATCACCTGGTCCCCACTGATCTGCGCAGAATTGCCACGTACAT GTCTGGAGTAGGACTGACTGGCTCCAGGCAGACCATGTTCTACGCAGAGGTGACAGATGCCCAGCGAGGGGGGCCTGGTGGAGGCCTGGCTGAGGAGGGAGAACTCATCGAAGTGGTCCATCTGAGTTTGGATGACGCCCAGGCCTTTGCAGACAACCCTGACATCCCCAAGACTCTTGGTGTTATCTTTGCTATCTCTTGGTTCTTTAGCCAGGTGGTTCCCCATTTGAGTCTCCAGTGA